A window of the Natronospira proteinivora genome harbors these coding sequences:
- a CDS encoding alpha/beta fold hydrolase, whose amino-acid sequence MDNSTTGSNTADSLRHHPGPAPALIFLHGWCCDGADWEQQIAHFKGRHEILAPDLPGHGQTPAGHPEADNIPQLAKQALAVLAAAKSHKAVLIGHSMGGPVALEMAARQTDRVAAVVLVDSFLIDYGGMSKSTIERLGTAFDGDFSKAMENMVERSCGARASATLKKAILDKMRSMDADRARRLWKAMVQWDPRSAFHHGQAPIHAINSPLVADSTRQRLASLMSETIIPDSGHFIHRECPELFNQALSDALHQVM is encoded by the coding sequence ATGGACAATTCCACCACAGGCAGTAATACCGCAGACAGCCTCAGACATCACCCCGGTCCCGCCCCTGCCCTGATCTTTCTCCATGGCTGGTGCTGTGACGGTGCTGACTGGGAGCAGCAGATCGCACATTTCAAAGGCCGACACGAGATCCTGGCGCCAGATCTGCCAGGGCACGGTCAGACCCCGGCGGGTCATCCGGAAGCAGACAATATTCCGCAATTGGCAAAACAGGCCCTGGCGGTACTGGCAGCAGCAAAAAGCCACAAGGCTGTTTTGATCGGTCATTCCATGGGGGGACCGGTGGCTCTGGAAATGGCGGCCCGGCAAACCGACCGGGTTGCGGCGGTGGTACTGGTGGATAGTTTTCTGATTGATTACGGTGGCATGAGCAAATCCACGATTGAACGGTTGGGCACGGCCTTTGATGGGGATTTTTCCAAAGCCATGGAGAATATGGTGGAACGCAGCTGTGGGGCGAGAGCCTCCGCTACGCTAAAGAAAGCCATCCTGGACAAGATGCGTTCCATGGATGCCGACCGGGCCCGCCGTCTCTGGAAAGCCATGGTCCAGTGGGACCCAAGATCGGCTTTCCATCACGGCCAAGCCCCTATTCACGCCATCAATAGCCCATTGGTGGCTGACAGTACCCGCCAACGCCTCGCTTCCCTCATGAGCGAGACCATCATTCCCGACAGCGGGCACTTCATCCATCGTGAATGCCCCGAGCTGTTCAATCAGGCCCTGAGCGACGCCCTGCACCAAGTGATGTAA
- the ppsR gene encoding posphoenolpyruvate synthetase regulatory kinase/phosphorylase PpsR translates to MTDTRENTRRTVFFVSDRTGITAETLGHSLLTQFDGIDFRPVTVPFIGSKDKAETVAQRINETAAAEGVRPLVFSTLITDECREVIQAADGMYLDFFDAFIGPLEKELDKSSSHAAGRAHGVFDAETYTRRIDAMNYALANDDGVSTRHYDRAEVILVGVSRSGKTPTCLYLALHYGVYAANYPLTEDDLEDGMLPKSLKTHKDKLFGLTIDPKRLQDIRQERRPDSHYASVRQVNYEVREAEILFRRYGIPFLNTTTSSVEEIATTVIHSAGLQRRFY, encoded by the coding sequence GTGACCGATACCCGGGAAAATACCCGTCGTACCGTCTTTTTCGTCTCTGACCGCACCGGGATCACCGCCGAAACCCTCGGTCACAGTCTGCTGACCCAGTTTGACGGCATTGATTTCAGGCCGGTGACTGTGCCATTTATCGGCAGTAAAGACAAGGCGGAAACCGTGGCCCAGCGGATCAATGAGACCGCCGCAGCCGAAGGGGTTCGGCCACTGGTATTCTCCACTCTGATTACCGACGAGTGCCGGGAAGTAATCCAGGCCGCCGACGGCATGTATCTGGATTTTTTCGATGCCTTTATCGGGCCCCTGGAAAAAGAGCTGGATAAAAGCTCTTCACACGCTGCCGGCCGGGCCCACGGGGTCTTTGACGCCGAAACCTACACCCGCCGAATCGACGCCATGAACTATGCCCTGGCCAATGATGACGGGGTCAGCACCCGACACTATGACCGGGCGGAAGTCATTTTGGTGGGGGTGTCCCGATCCGGCAAAACCCCCACCTGCCTGTATCTGGCTCTGCATTACGGGGTCTATGCCGCCAATTATCCCCTCACCGAGGATGATCTGGAGGATGGCATGCTCCCCAAGAGCCTAAAGACCCACAAGGACAAGTTGTTTGGTCTCACGATCGACCCCAAGCGGCTGCAGGACATCCGCCAGGAGCGCCGACCGGACAGCCACTACGCCTCGGTCCGTCAGGTTAATTACGAGGTGCGTGAAGCTGAAATCCTGTTCCGTCGCTATGGCATTCCCTTTCTCAATACCACCACGTCTTCGGTGGAGGAGATTGCCACGACGGTGATCCATAGTGCCGGGCTGCAGCGTCGTTTCTACTGA
- a CDS encoding cytochrome ubiquinol oxidase subunit I: MELDPVFLSRIQFAFVVSFHAIFPVFTIGLAAFIASLEALLYRTGNPVYEELSRFWTKVFAVVFGMGVVSGIVMAFQFGTNWSVFSYATANFLGPVLSYEVVTAFFLEAVFLGVLLFGRNKVPRGTHLFAACMVAIGTFISSFWILSANSWMQTPAGVEVQDGIFQMTSWLEAIFNPSFGWRFAHFALAAFLTAGFVVLGISAWYLRQGKALTSSRKALTMTVVLMALIAPTQLVVGDFHGLDTFEHQPEKVAAMEGVWETQEGAPLLLFAIPSQTEERNYLEVGIPKGASLILTQELDGEVPGLKEWAPEDRPHVPTVFWSFRIMVGLGLLMIIAAVAGLVQLLRGKLFQSNRLLRLYTWMIPAPFIAVLAGWFVTEVGRQPWLVHGMMRVEDGVTPSLTGGMALFTLVGFVLVYSVVFIAGVYYLSRVMKAGPESFTQKDEDEGTAKRPFSNVHTSLDDAPRR; encoded by the coding sequence ATGGAACTTGATCCGGTCTTCCTGTCACGTATTCAGTTCGCCTTTGTGGTGAGCTTCCACGCCATTTTCCCGGTCTTTACCATCGGCCTTGCCGCTTTCATCGCCTCCCTGGAAGCCCTGCTTTATCGCACTGGCAATCCGGTCTACGAGGAACTATCCCGCTTCTGGACCAAGGTCTTCGCCGTGGTCTTCGGCATGGGCGTGGTCTCGGGCATCGTCATGGCCTTCCAGTTCGGTACCAACTGGAGCGTCTTTTCCTATGCCACCGCCAATTTCCTGGGCCCTGTCCTCAGTTACGAGGTAGTCACGGCCTTTTTCCTGGAGGCAGTCTTTCTGGGGGTATTACTGTTCGGTCGTAACAAGGTACCGCGCGGAACCCATTTGTTCGCAGCCTGCATGGTAGCCATCGGAACCTTCATCTCCTCCTTCTGGATCCTCTCCGCCAACAGCTGGATGCAAACCCCGGCGGGTGTGGAAGTGCAGGACGGTATCTTCCAGATGACTTCCTGGCTGGAGGCCATCTTCAATCCCTCCTTCGGCTGGCGTTTTGCCCATTTCGCCCTGGCGGCCTTCCTCACTGCCGGTTTTGTGGTCCTGGGCATCTCCGCCTGGTACCTGCGCCAGGGCAAGGCACTCACTTCCAGCCGCAAGGCGCTGACCATGACCGTGGTGCTGATGGCCCTGATCGCTCCGACCCAGCTGGTGGTGGGGGACTTCCATGGCCTGGATACTTTCGAACATCAACCCGAGAAAGTCGCCGCCATGGAGGGGGTTTGGGAAACCCAGGAAGGCGCTCCTCTGCTGCTGTTCGCCATTCCCAGCCAGACCGAAGAACGCAATTATCTGGAGGTGGGCATTCCCAAGGGCGCCAGCCTGATCCTCACCCAAGAACTGGATGGCGAGGTCCCGGGACTCAAGGAATGGGCGCCGGAGGACCGGCCCCATGTGCCCACGGTGTTCTGGAGCTTCCGAATCATGGTGGGACTGGGTTTGCTGATGATCATTGCGGCCGTGGCCGGGCTGGTTCAATTGCTCAGGGGCAAGCTGTTTCAGTCCAACCGCCTGCTGAGACTCTATACCTGGATGATTCCGGCACCCTTCATTGCCGTGCTGGCAGGCTGGTTCGTCACCGAGGTGGGCCGCCAACCCTGGCTGGTCCACGGCATGATGCGCGTGGAGGATGGGGTAACTCCCTCTCTGACCGGTGGAATGGCCCTGTTCACCCTGGTGGGTTTCGTACTGGTCTACTCGGTGGTGTTCATCGCTGGCGTGTACTACCTGTCACGGGTCATGAAGGCGGGACCGGAGTCGTTCACGCAGAAAGACGAGGACGAAGGTACAGCCAAGCGGCCTTTCTCGAATGTACACACCAGCCTGGACGATGCGCCCCGACGCTAA
- the cydB gene encoding cytochrome d ubiquinol oxidase subunit II, whose protein sequence is MELIDLTLIWIVILGFGVLMYVLMDGFDLGVGILFPFAPNDQARDDMMNSVAPVWDGNETWLILGGAGLLAAFPMVYAVFLPALYIGVFLLLAGLIFRGIAFEFRFKAQQSRYLWDHSFNIGSTVAAFAQGAVVGAYIQGFEVEGFQYVGGPFDWLTPFTVMTGLGVVTGYALLGATWTILKTEGETQRWAWRVTPWLLAGMLGFFVVVSIWTPLSHERVFDRWMSNIQILWMFPLATLLVSAWLYNSIRKRREGIPFVATMALFVLFYIGLLISMWPYAVPPEHTFWDAASDPGSQLFLLLGFLFVIPVVLGYTAWTYWVFRGKVSGQNGYGH, encoded by the coding sequence ATGGAACTGATCGACCTGACATTGATCTGGATCGTGATCCTGGGCTTCGGCGTACTCATGTACGTGCTGATGGACGGCTTCGACCTGGGTGTGGGCATTCTTTTTCCCTTTGCCCCCAATGACCAGGCCCGGGATGACATGATGAATTCCGTAGCCCCTGTCTGGGATGGCAATGAAACATGGCTCATCCTGGGCGGTGCCGGACTGCTGGCTGCCTTCCCCATGGTCTATGCCGTCTTCCTGCCCGCTCTCTATATTGGCGTGTTCCTGCTGCTGGCCGGGCTCATCTTTCGTGGCATCGCCTTCGAATTCCGCTTCAAGGCCCAGCAATCACGTTATCTCTGGGATCATTCCTTCAATATCGGCTCCACGGTGGCCGCCTTTGCCCAGGGCGCGGTGGTCGGTGCCTATATCCAGGGCTTTGAGGTGGAAGGCTTTCAATACGTGGGCGGTCCCTTTGACTGGCTGACGCCCTTTACGGTGATGACGGGGCTTGGCGTGGTCACCGGCTATGCCCTGCTGGGCGCCACCTGGACGATTCTCAAGACCGAAGGGGAAACCCAGCGCTGGGCCTGGCGGGTGACGCCCTGGTTGCTTGCCGGGATGCTCGGTTTTTTTGTAGTGGTCAGTATCTGGACCCCCCTCAGCCATGAACGGGTATTTGACCGCTGGATGAGCAATATTCAAATACTCTGGATGTTCCCCCTAGCAACCTTGCTGGTCTCGGCCTGGCTTTACAACAGTATCCGCAAACGCCGGGAAGGAATCCCGTTCGTGGCCACCATGGCTCTGTTCGTGTTGTTCTATATCGGCCTGCTGATCAGCATGTGGCCCTATGCGGTGCCCCCAGAACACACCTTCTGGGATGCCGCCTCCGACCCGGGCTCACAACTCTTTCTGCTGCTGGGCTTTCTCTTCGTCATTCCGGTGGTTTTGGGCTACACCGCCTGGACCTACTGGGTCTTCCGCGGCAAAGTTAGTGGACAAAATGGTTACGGTCATTAG
- the cydD gene encoding thiol reductant ABC exporter subunit CydD: MIAADAIQQDRASREQRRQESRWLNQQAEPRESLPVQILTVAESLAHIAFLVLLAHALVQIALGELQNAGTSAFWPMLSALALLACLRAGLRSVADHRAAIQSERISQRLYRQALKTAMDPARRLALGRSDADLGADVSESMADISPWYREYRPARLQAMVQPAVILAITFYLDWLAGLLLLLAAPLIPLFSALIGLGTASLAEAQQETLRRLGHQFLDRVRALPTLRLASQTENQGQAVGQSAERYRESSMQVLRIAFLSSAVLEFFSAIAIASLAVYVGLALLGYIEFGPATALSFHAGLSILLLAPDFFQPLRRLAAGYHQRAAALAAAPRVRGLVEMAAESASDRIQQPRNPAPLSLALDEAEIAWPNAPRPLFQSLSLNVQAGEWLAIQGPSGSGKSTLAACLMGWLPPRGGTLSLGKKPLAQWTKGEHKSAIAWLGQQPHLLPTSLRRNLDPGLHHEENRLRQVLAQLGLASLPAQLAGGLDHVLGERGAGISGGEAQRIALGRALLSGAGLIILDEPTASLDPDNAEAILSQLERLAGSITLVMFSHDPRAAEHAHRRLWLENGRLRHAD; this comes from the coding sequence ATGATTGCGGCAGATGCAATACAACAGGACCGGGCCAGCCGCGAACAAAGACGCCAGGAATCTCGTTGGCTAAACCAGCAGGCCGAGCCAAGGGAATCCCTGCCGGTTCAGATCCTGACCGTGGCGGAGAGCCTGGCACATATTGCCTTTTTGGTACTACTGGCCCATGCCCTGGTCCAGATAGCCCTGGGCGAGCTGCAGAATGCCGGAACCTCTGCCTTTTGGCCCATGCTATCGGCATTGGCCTTATTGGCTTGTCTGCGAGCCGGCCTTCGCAGCGTGGCCGATCACCGGGCTGCCATCCAGTCCGAGCGCATTAGCCAACGCCTGTACCGTCAAGCGCTGAAAACAGCCATGGACCCAGCCCGTCGACTGGCGCTTGGGCGTAGTGATGCGGACCTGGGAGCGGACGTCAGTGAATCCATGGCCGACATCAGCCCCTGGTACCGGGAGTATCGTCCGGCCCGGCTGCAGGCCATGGTTCAACCTGCGGTCATTTTGGCCATCACCTTCTACCTGGACTGGCTGGCCGGCCTGCTATTGCTCCTGGCCGCGCCACTGATCCCACTGTTCAGCGCACTGATTGGCCTGGGTACGGCCAGTCTGGCCGAGGCTCAGCAGGAAACGCTGCGTCGCCTGGGCCATCAATTTCTCGATCGGGTCCGGGCCCTGCCCACCTTGCGATTGGCGAGCCAGACCGAAAACCAGGGCCAGGCGGTTGGACAATCCGCTGAACGCTATCGTGAAAGCAGCATGCAGGTCTTGCGTATTGCCTTTCTGTCTTCGGCGGTCTTGGAGTTTTTCAGTGCCATTGCCATCGCCAGCCTGGCTGTTTATGTCGGTCTGGCTCTGCTGGGCTATATCGAATTCGGCCCAGCCACGGCCCTGAGCTTCCACGCCGGATTAAGCATTCTATTGCTCGCCCCCGATTTCTTTCAGCCGCTACGACGCCTGGCAGCCGGTTACCACCAGCGGGCCGCGGCATTGGCCGCCGCCCCGCGTGTTCGTGGCCTGGTGGAGATGGCCGCTGAATCGGCCTCCGATCGTATCCAGCAGCCCCGGAATCCTGCGCCACTCTCCCTGGCGCTTGATGAGGCTGAAATTGCCTGGCCCAATGCGCCCCGCCCCCTCTTCCAATCGCTTTCGCTCAATGTCCAGGCGGGTGAGTGGCTGGCCATTCAGGGGCCTTCGGGCAGCGGAAAAAGTACCCTGGCGGCCTGCCTGATGGGCTGGCTGCCGCCGCGAGGCGGCACATTGTCACTTGGCAAAAAGCCGCTGGCCCAATGGACCAAAGGCGAACACAAATCGGCCATTGCCTGGCTGGGTCAGCAGCCGCATTTGCTACCCACCAGTCTGCGCCGGAACCTGGATCCCGGGCTGCACCACGAAGAAAACCGGCTTCGGCAAGTGCTGGCACAACTCGGGCTTGCAAGCCTGCCCGCACAGCTCGCTGGCGGTCTGGATCATGTCCTGGGAGAACGGGGCGCCGGCATCTCCGGTGGTGAGGCACAACGCATCGCCCTGGGCCGCGCTCTGCTCAGTGGCGCCGGATTGATTATCCTGGATGAGCCGACCGCCAGCCTGGATCCAGACAATGCCGAGGCCATTCTGTCGCAGCTGGAGCGTCTCGCCGGTTCAATCACGCTGGTCATGTTCAGCCATGACCCGCGCGCTGCCGAACACGCCCACCGTCGCCTGTGGCTTGAGAACGGGAGGCTGCGGCATGCGGACTGA
- a CDS encoding DUF1249 domain-containing protein, translating into MIIENDKQGIKLIPRRSFAGLMSLYEANYRRLGMLIKPLARVPDYDRSRVDGDMDLHLECLERCRYTSTLRLTYWFEQERQWLPDPDVIVRVYHDARMAEVTSCCEYHQHQLLRPWITPGGEEIRERWARNQMFHKWLEFCLDKGHALGETEEIVMG; encoded by the coding sequence ATGATCATCGAAAACGACAAGCAGGGTATCAAGCTCATCCCGCGCCGTAGCTTCGCCGGGCTAATGAGCCTGTATGAGGCCAATTATCGCAGATTGGGGATGCTGATTAAGCCCCTGGCCCGGGTTCCGGACTATGACCGCTCGCGAGTGGACGGGGATATGGATCTGCACCTGGAGTGCCTGGAGCGCTGCCGCTATACCAGTACCCTGCGCCTGACCTACTGGTTTGAGCAGGAGCGCCAGTGGCTGCCGGATCCGGATGTGATTGTCCGGGTCTATCACGATGCCCGAATGGCGGAAGTCACCTCCTGCTGCGAATACCATCAGCATCAGTTATTGCGTCCCTGGATCACGCCGGGTGGCGAAGAGATCCGTGAGCGCTGGGCGCGCAATCAGATGTTTCACAAATGGCTGGAGTTCTGCCTGGATAAAGGCCATGCCTTGGGTGAGACGGAAGAGATCGTGATGGGATAG
- a CDS encoding alpha-D-glucose phosphate-specific phosphoglucomutase: MSFKEVDTIAFDDQKPGTAGLRKSVKRFQTPHYLENFVQSVFDAVPALKGDTLVLGGDGRFYNREAAASIIRMAHANGVQRVVVGQGALLSTPAAAHLIAQEQATGGFLLTASHNPGGPDGDFGIKFNVAGGGQASAELTDRIHAISQAIERYWISELSLPSLDETGQHEIDGMVLDVVDPVSAHADLLEAQFDFPRIRQWLSEKPERFVFDALHAITGPYAREIFCRRLGAPMASVLNSQPKDDFGGGHPDPNPHDAAGFVQGFRKTSGAELGAASDGDGDRNMILGPHRMVSPCDSLAVIAANHDCIPALAGNLKGVARSMPTSRALDEVARSLEIPCHETPTGWRFFASLLEGGHIRLCGEESFGTSSDHVREKDGLWAVLAWMQMMAARGLSVDELLEAHWRRFGRHYFVRHDFALNSEQGEAVIQYLGKQADQGHPDTESPGHLMDRFHYTDPVSGHRVENQGIRLSCPDGARVVFRLSGTGTKGATLRIYLEQPVPADGDWRRDRQTVLAPLAQKAAEVAGLKSLAGRETADVII, translated from the coding sequence TTGTCTTTCAAGGAAGTAGACACCATCGCATTCGATGACCAGAAGCCGGGTACCGCGGGCCTGAGAAAATCAGTCAAGCGCTTTCAAACACCCCATTACCTGGAAAACTTTGTCCAATCCGTCTTTGATGCCGTCCCGGCACTCAAGGGCGACACTCTGGTATTGGGGGGAGACGGCCGTTTCTACAACCGGGAGGCGGCCGCCAGCATTATCCGCATGGCCCATGCCAATGGCGTACAGAGAGTAGTGGTCGGTCAAGGTGCTCTTCTCTCCACTCCCGCCGCCGCCCACCTCATCGCCCAGGAGCAAGCCACCGGCGGTTTTCTACTGACCGCCAGCCACAACCCGGGTGGTCCTGATGGCGATTTCGGCATCAAGTTCAATGTGGCCGGTGGTGGTCAGGCCTCCGCCGAACTCACCGATCGCATCCATGCCATCAGCCAGGCCATTGAGCGCTACTGGATCAGTGAGCTATCCCTGCCCTCCCTGGACGAGACCGGGCAACATGAAATCGATGGCATGGTCCTGGACGTGGTGGACCCGGTCAGCGCCCATGCCGATCTGCTGGAGGCCCAGTTTGATTTTCCCCGGATTCGCCAATGGCTTTCCGAAAAGCCGGAACGATTTGTTTTTGACGCCCTGCACGCGATCACCGGCCCCTATGCCCGGGAAATTTTTTGCCGACGCCTGGGTGCGCCGATGGCCTCGGTACTCAATAGCCAGCCCAAAGACGACTTTGGCGGGGGCCACCCGGACCCCAATCCCCATGATGCAGCGGGTTTCGTGCAAGGCTTCCGCAAGACCTCTGGTGCCGAATTGGGCGCGGCCTCCGACGGTGACGGGGACCGCAACATGATCCTGGGCCCCCATCGCATGGTCTCCCCCTGTGACAGCCTAGCCGTGATCGCGGCCAATCATGACTGCATCCCGGCGCTGGCCGGCAATCTCAAGGGTGTTGCCCGATCCATGCCCACCAGCCGGGCCCTGGATGAGGTGGCCCGGTCCCTGGAGATTCCCTGTCATGAGACCCCCACCGGCTGGCGCTTCTTCGCCAGTCTGCTGGAGGGCGGACATATCCGCCTTTGTGGAGAAGAGAGCTTCGGCACCAGCAGCGATCATGTCCGCGAGAAGGACGGCCTGTGGGCCGTGCTGGCCTGGATGCAGATGATGGCGGCTCGGGGTCTGTCCGTGGACGAGCTCCTGGAAGCCCATTGGCGCCGCTTTGGACGGCATTATTTCGTCCGCCATGATTTTGCCCTGAACAGTGAACAGGGCGAGGCAGTTATCCAGTACCTGGGCAAACAGGCCGACCAAGGCCATCCTGACACCGAATCTCCCGGCCACCTTATGGACCGCTTCCACTACACCGACCCGGTGAGCGGCCACCGGGTGGAGAACCAGGGCATCCGGCTGTCTTGCCCGGACGGGGCCCGGGTGGTATTCCGTCTTTCCGGCACGGGGACGAAAGGCGCTACACTGAGGATCTACCTGGAACAGCCTGTGCCCGCCGACGGTGACTGGCGCCGCGACCGCCAAACCGTGCTGGCACCTCTGGCGCAAAAGGCGGCAGAAGTGGCCGGCCTGAAATCGCTTGCCGGACGCGAGACAGCCGATGTAATTATTTGA
- a CDS encoding amino acid ABC transporter ATP-binding/permease protein, whose translation MRTERARLDFLLRTLPRGRQGWLWAAFALALIAGLSSVGLVATAGWLITASGLAGAAAALGAAITLEIFAPGALIRLFAVSRTVGRYLERLLVHEAVFRILARLRQGIFLRHARLPFQQLSQLRDGPLLARLMGDVQRLEHFHASLLIPLLTVLATGLILAVFVALLDRPTAGLLILATLLLAMGLIRRFLRRQSDGEARQALDQANQRSQLSDVLAAHRELQFSDPDERWLQKVIRREERIQQRESRLARQAARLDAALQLLPALGLLGLLVLALRDNSEPAWLAMSVLGLLALGGLFSGLGPAMRRWGGIQVACRRLSPASHEMPIIDRGPDQSTADKESAPPAEWSLTSVSLRRGLTDRPILDQASLTIPPERRLAVVGPSGSGKSRFAQLLTGLIEPDGGSVHLNGRPVGDWPEAQRFARIGVLEQRSTLLEATLRHNLSMANPTLSDSTLLAAMSATGLDQAGLGLDDWVGEQTRPLSGGETRRVALIRIVLSPARTLILDEPFRGLDANTRERVLFWLEQQLKGRGLVLLDHQAPDRWVSTSFLHRTVEIHNGQFHHRQ comes from the coding sequence ATGCGGACTGAACGGGCAAGACTGGATTTCCTGCTCCGCACCCTCCCCCGGGGCCGGCAAGGCTGGTTATGGGCGGCCTTTGCCCTGGCGCTGATCGCCGGGCTCTCCTCGGTGGGCCTGGTGGCCACCGCCGGCTGGCTGATCACGGCCAGTGGCCTGGCCGGCGCTGCGGCCGCGCTGGGCGCTGCTATCACCCTGGAGATCTTCGCCCCCGGGGCCCTGATTCGCCTGTTTGCCGTGAGCCGGACCGTGGGCCGCTATCTGGAAAGATTGCTGGTTCACGAAGCCGTATTCCGAATTCTGGCGCGTCTGCGCCAGGGCATCTTTCTCCGTCATGCCCGCCTCCCCTTTCAACAGCTGTCGCAATTGCGGGATGGTCCCTTGCTGGCCCGCTTGATGGGCGATGTCCAGCGCCTGGAGCATTTCCATGCCAGTCTGCTGATCCCGCTTTTGACGGTCTTGGCCACAGGATTAATCCTTGCTGTGTTTGTGGCCCTGCTGGACCGACCGACAGCGGGTCTGCTGATTTTGGCCACCCTGCTGCTGGCCATGGGGCTCATCCGCCGTTTTCTGCGCCGACAGAGCGATGGCGAGGCCCGTCAGGCACTGGATCAAGCCAATCAGCGCAGTCAACTCAGTGACGTCCTGGCGGCTCACCGGGAACTGCAATTCAGCGATCCCGATGAACGCTGGCTACAAAAAGTCATCCGGCGCGAAGAGCGGATTCAACAGCGAGAGTCCCGGCTGGCCAGGCAGGCCGCCCGGCTTGATGCGGCCCTGCAATTGCTTCCGGCCTTGGGCCTTCTGGGCTTGTTGGTACTGGCGCTTCGGGACAACAGCGAACCCGCCTGGCTGGCCATGAGTGTGCTGGGCCTGTTGGCGCTTGGCGGTCTGTTCAGCGGCCTGGGACCAGCCATGCGCCGCTGGGGAGGGATTCAGGTTGCCTGCCGACGCCTTTCCCCAGCCAGTCATGAGATGCCGATTATCGATAGGGGGCCCGATCAGAGCACGGCCGACAAGGAGTCAGCCCCACCGGCAGAATGGTCGCTGACGTCGGTCAGCCTGCGCCGTGGCCTGACCGACCGACCTATTCTCGACCAAGCCTCGCTGACCATCCCGCCTGAACGCAGACTGGCCGTGGTGGGGCCCAGCGGCAGCGGAAAGTCCCGTTTTGCCCAACTCCTGACCGGCTTGATCGAGCCGGATGGCGGCTCGGTCCATCTCAATGGCCGTCCCGTGGGGGATTGGCCCGAAGCGCAGCGATTTGCCCGTATCGGAGTGCTGGAGCAGCGCAGTACGTTATTGGAGGCCACTCTTCGCCATAATCTGTCCATGGCCAACCCCACATTGTCGGATAGCACCTTGTTGGCGGCAATGTCCGCCACCGGCCTGGACCAGGCTGGCCTGGGCCTGGATGACTGGGTCGGCGAGCAAACCCGGCCGCTCTCCGGGGGTGAAACACGCCGGGTAGCCCTGATCCGCATCGTGCTCTCACCGGCTCGAACCCTGATATTGGATGAGCCCTTCCGTGGCCTGGATGCCAACACCCGAGAACGGGTTCTGTTCTGGCTGGAACAACAGCTGAAGGGACGGGGGCTAGTCCTGCTTGATCACCAAGCACCCGACCGCTGGGTCTCCACTTCATTCCTTCATCGCACCGTGGAAATTCATAATGGACAATTCCACCACAGGCAGTAA